The Fusarium fujikuroi IMI 58289 draft genome, chromosome FFUJ_chr05 DNA segment AGAAGCATCGAGGTGATCATTGACTGCCTGGTAGGCGGCCAATTTCTTGGCCGATTCGACTAGGTTCGCTGCCGAAGACATGGCTCTCGAATTGGACCTGTAAGTGAGACTGAGACCTTGAGTCGGTTTATAGCTGCGTATGTGGGTTGGTGGGATGTGCAGGACCCCGCGGTGCGGATGACGAGGGGTGGTGGGGAGATATCGTGGAGAAGTGTAGGGTAATCGAGTTAATTGAGTTGAGAAGAACCTAGCACCTCGAGCCAATGTTGTAGTTGAGTGGAAAGTGTGATGTGTAGAAGCTGATGACAGTATGGGTGGTTTCGGGATAATATAATGTTTCACGAGAGACTTTGTAGGAAGAAAAGATGCAGTTCCGACCAGAGCGGGTGACTCTCTGGTGGAGAGATGTGAAAGCCACTTCATGTAGGAAGACAAATGGACCCTTTTTGCCAAGGGCAATCAATAAGCAAGCTTGGAAAAGCACGGCAAATTAGAAAGTCAGGATATCTACCAGGGCACGAATGGGCAGTCGAGAAGGATCACATGTGATCAACTTCCCTCAATCACCCCAACTCGATGGGAGTCAGATCAGGACGATGTTCTGTCTTGTCTTACGAATCAAGAGCTGTAATTTAGTGGGCCAGCGAAACGAATATCTGAGAGGGATCAAGAGACCCCCAAATGGGTTTTTCTAAACCTACCGCACTTCACCTAGAAGAGGCAAGCCCAAGCGCAGAAAGATTATCTACAGCTTGGGCGGGTTTGGGGCGGGTTTGGGATTTGGGGTTGCAGCAAGTGACGTGATGGCTTGCTGTCACCACCCTAAAACTCAAAAGATTAAAGATGATGAGTCAGCATCATGATTGGCTGACAAGTTTCTAACTCAGCCCAGCTTTGTCGGTCACCACGTGATTTAAGATTACACCGGCAGTCTCGGGCGCAAGTTCTTGAGGCAGACCCTGGTTGCATCATTCATTTGTCCCTGTAAtttcgttcttcttcttcgcgtTTCTTATTCAGtctcgatatcaacaaaCGACGAGGAATAGTTCATTGAGTTCGAAGGTCCCGGAAGGAAAAATCACATTTTCACAAGAGAACGCGCCGCCATGTCTCGGTTTACTCGATCCCTCCGGGTACCCCGGCCTAAGGTAAGGAGGAGCACGCGACTCGATCCTGATATCGCCTCACAAGGACGGCGATGAGGTCAACAAATGCTAACTGAAGTGTTTGCAGAGCCTATTCGGCATCACCAGCCTCCAGACCGGCGTCGAACTCATTGCTTTGgctctcgtcttcaacaagatcacTGGCGTTTACGGACTCCTGGCCATTCTTACTGGATATCAGCTATCTCTCCTCCAGCTCTCAACATACGTCTACTCTATTGCGATTCTCGTCGGACTAGCAATTCTTATTCCTCACGTTAGGCGACAAAGCCCCTTTGAATGTTTGGCGCTCGCATGGCTTTACATCATCGACACCGTTATCAATGCAGCATACACCGCAGCCTTTGGCTTGGACTGGTACTTCTCTACTCAACTGAGCGAGACAACCGAATCCAAGAAGACGGATCTGCCTAATTTTGTGGCTGAGGGTATGCAAGGCCTGCGCAAGGAGGCTGCCATGCATGGAAAAGTCGTTCCTCAGGAAACGGCTGCCAGCATGTTGTTGATTGTTGGCGCGACGTTGATCCGTGTGTATTTCAGTTTCATCGTCATGGCGTATGCACAGCAGGTGTTGCAAAAGTATATGCAGCTGATGATTCTAGAAGGCCCTGGCGTTGATGACCAAGAAGGCCCCTTCGCTGAGGATCTTCCTGACGGAGAGGGCCGCCGGGGCCGCCTTGGCCGTTTGATGGTATCATGTGGCAGAGCTTACTGGCTTGACACCCGGGAGTCCGATGAATGGGCTCCCAGCCTGGGAGGACCCAACAAGCCCGTCTCAGCGGGCACGCTCTCTGGCGAGGTTTAAAACCGTTTCATGCGGAATCTGCCGCACATCACTGGGCGACCCTGATGAATCATTCTCAGGGCTAGAAGTCGGATGAATAATAAGCGGACAGGCCGGGAGGGAGAGTATGTTCTCTTTTTTTACATTTCGTGGTGCAACATAGGACCGGTGTTTCGGGTTCAGCAATTCGCATGTTCATGGTCAATGAACAGAGACGATAGACGGAGTTTGTTTAGTAAGAATgtggcatcttgaagatccAAGAGGAAACAAGCATATGTCCAGTCCAACACGGAAAGCATGCCGACGATGACTCGGCCGACACGGAGGAAGGGCGGCATATGCGGCGAAATCGCGGCATGTTGTGGATTCATTGAACGGCCACTGCGGGCTGTCAGAGCGGATGAGCCGACACAAGAGGTTGTGTTACGGATTGCGTGATAGGACCATCCCAGTTCAATGCTGAAAGACGTGAGAGGCACATGATATTATCTCGTCATTGCACACTGGGCCGTCATGGATCGATGAGCGTAAGGTTCTTCTCTTGTACACTAGAGTTGTTCTGGATTATGAAATGGGTGCATTGAGTACAAAATTTCGGGATAATGATAATACTTGCTACGCAGCTTAGCACCTAATACACCTTTTGGTTAGACAATGAAATTGAATACCAAGATCTGTTCTTTCACAAATTGCTATTGTCATCACTGTTTACTTTCATTGTGAtatggttgttgatgagactggcCAATGACATTTGAGCAGTTAATCAATCAGTAAGCCTCAGTATAAAATAGCTGGCCTCCGTCCTCGGACACTCCCGCCTACGGAGGCAGCGAGAGGGTATCTTCCGATATAGATGGCTAATGTCTGTGCTTCTTTGgtgattcttttctttccgaTGCATGACCTCAGGCATCGTGGGATCGTGAACATAGCCGACAGGATTACCAACTGCCTCCGCCTCAGACATGAATGATGAAATCGTAAGTAAGCTCATGAGCCTTCAGGGCCCAATGCCATTGGGAGAAGTGAGAAACATACGGACACCGGCCGGTAGTCGGAGTGATCCCTGCAATTCGCAAGTGAGTTTTCGTTTCTGGGGTGGTCATGCAATTCTTCGCAACGATACTGCAGAATCAATCTCTCATCATTTTGGTAATTCTTGCGCGGACCGTCGGTGGCCCAACAGCATCCCTCAGCAGGAACTCGGGGTGGGTCCGGGACGCCATGTACCCCTGTAAGTATCTCCTGCCCAATGCCTGTGTTCGCGCGGGGAGCTTTATTGGTTGATCGCATTACATAAGGCCCAGCAGGCCAATTGAACATCAGCTCGAAGCAAATCCAAAGCTCCTCATTCGCTATCGGTGGGCGCGGAGTCGTGCACTGGCCCTTGTTCCAGCGGAAGACGCGACCCTGAGAGAGCACCCCCAAACTGTCGACAGGACGCAGTGAGCCCCGCCGTCCGGGGCATAGCATCCCGCTAATCGATCACGCAATCGAGGGCGAGGATTCATACAAGCCAATCTTGTGGCCATTGAGCGGCGTCTGGATGGAATTTGCAGCTGTTTTTGCAACTAGATTAATGGCGCGGGGAAAAAATCGGCGaatggaaaagaaaaaataagACGTGCGAATGAGCAAAAGCACAGCCGAGGGACCGGACccaaaagacaagacaagacaagaccagaccagacgGAACGAGGGGCGTCTCTAAAGTTCAGGCAAAAGGGCGTGTCTCTGCTCGCTCCAGTTTacaaacttcttctttttccttgaGCGTTGAGCAGCAGGAAGAAACCTTCTTCTAATTCTatagaaaaggaagaaaaccACTCACAATCCTCGGATCTTGCTTTGTTGAGCGAGCCCGTCATTGagatttctttcctttctctccatctctgTCCTCCATTTTCCTCTTATACGCCACTCTCCCTTCTCCGAGTGAAGCGCAAGCAGCTTTGTCTGCTCTGTCTGTTTAAAAGACAGTTCGATCATAATACCCGACGAGCCGAACACGAAGACGGAAAGCGACACAATGGACGCTGCTTCACAGCACCAGATCAAGACTCCTGAAGAGGCCGGTGAGTTTTCCTTATCCCATACGTTGGAGGCGGTATCGGGATGCTGCATGAGTTGGAGATAACCTGCTACTCTGCAAAGCGATTGAGCTTTGTCTGCGCAGATATAGTATCTGCAATTCAGAGTGAACAGGCAgttctcaatctcaatcaaTCTAGCCTGCCCCGCAACAAGACGAATCGATTGCTAATGCGCTTCTCATAGTGGCTCGAATTGCCTACCTCTCCAGCGATGTCGTTGTTTCTGTCCAGCCCGCCATTGGCACCGACTCCGAATTCTCTTCTCACCTGAACCGATACGCCAGCCGCAAGGACAGCAGCTTGGTCGCTCAGAGTGCTGATACAGTTCCTGAGGTTAGTCTACTCAAGGGCCATTTACCCCTCCTAAATGGTCTCCGAAAAATCCCCGATCTCTTTTTTGGAGGACTCTATAAGCCATTCTACTCATAATCCATGAAATGGAAAAATGAATTGAATGGCTTGTGCATAGAGTTCGCTGGCCGAGCCATTGCGATGTTGAACCACGTAATTGAATATAGCTGACCATCAAACCAGATCATCCCTGTACGACACAACACggatcctcttctctcagTATACACACCCATTCGAGCTGGCAAGCTCGTCTCAGTCACCACCACATCCAACATCCTTCTCCCATCCGTCTCACACCTATACAAATTGGCCAACTACCCTGTTGTCCTTCACGTCTCTCTTCAGCCCCGGACGTTCCCCGACTACTCGGTTATTACTGCCGTTCGTAACTCAGGATTCACATTTGTTCAGTCTGAGACCCTTCAGGAGGCCCAGGATTTGGCTCTGACTGCTCACGCTCTTGCTGTCCGAACTGGCAAGGGTGTCATTCACTTCTTTGCTCCTTCCACATCATCAAAGGATAAGCCTATTGCCATCGAGGATGCCGCTGTTGTTCGCGACGTTCTCGATATCGAGAGCGTTCGCCGATTCCAGGCTGGCTCTGCCCCCTCTTCACAGACCGGAATCTATGCGGACGATGGCCACATTGCCGTTTCTTCAGACCATGATGCGCCAGCAGTGAACGGTGCCGCCGCGAGTGGAAACCTCACTGTACCCCCTAGCGCGAACGCCTCCAAGGCTCCCTCAGCTGGAACATCGGTCAAGTCCAGCCAAGACAGCGAGGCCAGCACTCCTGTTGCTCCCTCATCAGTCGCCACCACCGTCGAGACTGCCCCCCCTCAGGTTACATCCgaagatatctataagtCGGCTGGACGTATCTGGGCTCAGCTCAAGGCATCAGTTGGCCGGGAGTACAGCGCCTTCGAGTATTCTGGCCCCCCTGATGCTGAGAactgcctcttcatcttcggtTCCGATGCCGGTGCCTTCGCTCAAGCCATCGACGAGGCCCGGCCTGAGGAGATTTTCGCCAACACCGCCATCCTTACTCCCCGCCTCTACCGACCTTGGATCGGCTCTAGACTTGTCGAGGCCATTCCTCGATCGGTCAAGCGAATCGCTGTGTTGGAGCAAATCCACCGCAAGACTACCAAGTGGGGTCCTCTCCTCATTGACGTCTTGACTTCTGTGAAGAGCGGCCCTGGTGGCGTTGAGGCTATTGTTGGCCACCAGCTTGGCTACATTGCCCCGGATGTTGTCGTTCAGGCCCTGCGTGGTGTTCTGCAGAACCTCACTGCCGAGAAGCCTATCCAAAACCTCGAGGTCGGCAAGAAGGAGGTTTGGAAGGAGCCTACTGGTTATGACCTCCAGACTCCTCAGCTCGAAACCGCCTATACCAAGATTCTTGATCAGCTCTTTGGCAAGCGAGCCTACATTGCCAATGCTATCAAGTCTTCTACCACTGGCCTTTCTCCTAACGTTGCTGCTAGCCCTGAGTTTGGCTTCGGTTCCCTCCTGGCTCGCAAGCAACGCCGTGGCCAGTTCGTTTCTCAGGTTAAGGATGCTGCTACCAATGGTAGCTTCACTACCGATGCTCCTAAGAGCTGGTTGGCGCGATGGGCTATGAACGCTGATGATGCCACCAAGTCCACTGAGATTGCCGACGATGTCATTGCTAGACTTGAGACCGATGGCTCTTCGCTGGCTGCTGAGCTCCTCTCTGCCAAGGGTCTTTTCCGAAAGGAGTCCCTCTGGCTGACTGGCTCTGATGCCTGGTCATACGATCTTGGCAACTCCGGTGTTCACCACGTCCTTGCCTCTGGCGAGAATGTTAACATGCTCATCATTGACTCTACTCCTTATTCCGAgagggctgctgctgatgccaaCCGCCGCAAGAAAGACATCGGTCTATATGCCATGAACTTTGGCAACGTCTATGTTGCTTCCACTGCTGTCTACAGCTCATACACCCAGGTTCTTCAGGCCCTTCTTGAGGCTGACAAGTTCGAGGGTCCTTCCGTCGTTCTTGCCTACCTCCCATACTTCGGTGAGACCGACTCTCCTCTCACTGTTCTTcaggagaccaagaaggctgttgACACTGGTTACTGGCCTCTGTATCGATGGAACCCCGAtaacgagaagaagggtgaACCCAACTTCTCTCTCGACTCTGAACTGATCAAgcaagagctcaagaagttcCTTGCCCGTGACAACCAGCTCACTCAGTTGGCTGCCAAGGAGCCTAAGTTTGCCGCTGCCCTTGTCAAGGACTTCGGAAGTGAGGTGCGAGCTCAACAAAAGAGGAAGGCTAAGGATGCATACAACCAGCTCCTCGAAGGCCTGTTGGGCGCCCCTCTCACAATTCTATATGCTTCTGACAACGGCAATGCTACTACTCTGGCCAAGCGTTTGGCTAGCCGAGGTCGTGCTCGCGGCTTGAAGACTGCTGTTCTGGCTATGGAGGACTACCCAGTCGAAGATCTCCCTACTGAGGAGAATATTGTTTTCATCACTTCCACCGCTGGTCAGGGTGAGTTCCCCCAGAATGGTCTGCCTTTCTGGGACGCCATTAAGGACAACACTGGTCTCGACCTCGCTGCTGTCAACTACTCTATCTTTGGTCTCGGTGATAGCCACTACTGGCCTCGAAAGGAGGACAAGATCTACTACAACAAGCCTGCCAAGGATCTTGATCGTGTTTTGACCAACCTTGGTGGTAAGCATCTGATCGATATCGGCCTTGGTGATGACCAGGACCCCGATAGCTTCCAGACCGGTTACCAGGAGTGGGAGCCCAAGCTCTGGACCGCCCTCGGTGTCGATAAGGTCGATGGCCTTCCCGATGAGCCCCCGCCTATCACCAACGAGGACATCAAGCTGGCCTCCAACTACCTCCGTGGTACCATTGTTGAGGGCCTCAACGACCCCACAACTCTTGCTATCTCAGCCTCCGACCAGCAGCTCACCAAGTTCCACGGAACATACATGCAAGACGATCGTGATATCAGAGATGAACGAAAGGCCCAAGGTCTTGAGCCGGCCTACTCTTTCATGATTCGATGCCGTCTGCCTGGTGGTATCTCCACTCCCAAGCAGTGGGTTCAGATGGATGACATTGCCAATGAGCTTGGTAATGAGACTATGAAACTCACCACCCGACAAACCTTCCAGTTCCACGGCGTTGTCAAGAGCAAGCTCAAGCCTGCTATGCAAGCTATCAACCGAGCCCTCATGACCACCATTGCTGCCTGTGGTGACGTGAACCGAAACGTCATGTGCAGTTCGCTCCCTACCCAGTCTAAGTACCACCGTCAAGTCTTTGCCTGCTCGCAGCTTATCAGCGACCACCTCTTGCCATCAACCACTGCCTACCACGAGATTTGGTtgactgatgatgacaacaagaagacgcaggttgctggtgatgctgtCCAGGACTTCGAGCCTCTCTATGGCCCTACTTATCTGCCTCGAAAGTTCAAGATTACCATTGCGATCCCCCCTCATAACGACACTGATGTGTATGCTCACGACATTGGTCTGATTGCTATCAAGGGAGAGGACGGTAACCTTGCCGGTTTCAACGTtcttgctggtggtggtatgGGTGCTACccacaacaacaagaagacatATCCCCAGACTGGTCGCATGTTCGGCTTCTGTAAGACCGAGGATGTGCACATCGTCTGCGAGAAGATCATGCTTGTCCAACGTGACAACGGTGATCGCAAGAACCGAAAGCACGCTCGTCTCAAATATACTATTGACGACATGACTGTGCCTGTCTTCCGCagcaaggttgaggagctcTGGGGCAAGAAGTTCGAGAATGAGCGACCTTTCGAGTTCAAGAGCAACGTTGATACCTTTGGCTGGCAGAAGGATGAGCATGGCCTCAACCACTTCACGTTCTTCATCGAGAACGGTCGTATTGAGGATACCCCTGAGTTCCAGATGAAGACTGGTCTGCGTGAGATTGCCAAGTCTCTCAAGGGTCAGTCTGAGTTCCGTCTCACCGGTAACCAGCATCTCATCCTTAGCAATGTCGCtgatgaggatcttgatgatgtcaaGCAACTCATGAAGAAGTACAAGCTCGACAACATTCAATTCTCGGCTCTTCGTCTCAGCTCTTCTGCTTGTGTCGCTTTCCCTACCTGTGGCCTTGCCATGGCTGAGTCTGAGCGATACCTGCCTGTACTCATTTCCAAGCTTGAGTCATGCCTTGAGGAGAACGGTCTTCGCCAGGACTCTATTGTTATGCGTATGACCGGTTGCCCCAACGGTTGTGCTCGTCCTTGGTTGGCCGAGGTTGCTTTCGTCGGTAAGGCTTATGGTGCTTACAACATGTACCTTGGTGGTGGTTACCACGGCCAGCGCCTCAACAAGCTATATCGTCAGAGcatcaaggaggatgagatccTCGCCATCATGAAGCCTCTCCTCAAGCGATATGCTCTTGAGCGCAACGAGGGTGAGCGCTTCGGTGACTTCTGTGTCCGCTCTGGTATCATTGTTGCTACCACTGATGGCCAGAACTTCCACGATAACGTAAGTCCCTTCGAGCCCATTACAAGTAACAATAACTAACAGCCATCCAGgttgccgaggaagaagaggacgaggagtaAATCACGACTAAAAAGACTGAACGAAAA contains these protein-coding regions:
- a CDS encoding probable sulfite reductase (NADPH), which codes for MDAASQHQIKTPEEAVARIAYLSSDVVVSVQPAIGTDSEFSSHLNRYASRKDSSLVAQSADTVPEIIPVRHNTDPLLSVYTPIRAGKLVSVTTTSNILLPSVSHLYKLANYPVVLHVSLQPRTFPDYSVITAVRNSGFTFVQSETLQEAQDLALTAHALAVRTGKGVIHFFAPSTSSKDKPIAIEDAAVVRDVLDIESVRRFQAGSAPSSQTGIYADDGHIAVSSDHDAPAVNGAAASGNLTVPPSANASKAPSAGTSVKSSQDSEASTPVAPSSVATTVETAPPQVTSEDIYKSAGRIWAQLKASVGREYSAFEYSGPPDAENCLFIFGSDAGAFAQAIDEARPEEIFANTAILTPRLYRPWIGSRLVEAIPRSVKRIAVLEQIHRKTTKWGPLLIDVLTSVKSGPGGVEAIVGHQLGYIAPDVVVQALRGVLQNLTAEKPIQNLEVGKKEVWKEPTGYDLQTPQLETAYTKILDQLFGKRAYIANAIKSSTTGLSPNVAASPEFGFGSLLARKQRRGQFVSQVKDAATNGSFTTDAPKSWLARWAMNADDATKSTEIADDVIARLETDGSSLAAELLSAKGLFRKESLWLTGSDAWSYDLGNSGVHHVLASGENVNMLIIDSTPYSERAAADANRRKKDIGLYAMNFGNVYVASTAVYSSYTQVLQALLEADKFEGPSVVLAYLPYFGETDSPLTVLQETKKAVDTGYWPLYRWNPDNEKKGEPNFSLDSELIKQELKKFLARDNQLTQLAAKEPKFAAALVKDFGSEVRAQQKRKAKDAYNQLLEGLLGAPLTILYASDNGNATTLAKRLASRGRARGLKTAVLAMEDYPVEDLPTEENIVFITSTAGQGEFPQNGLPFWDAIKDNTGLDLAAVNYSIFGLGDSHYWPRKEDKIYYNKPAKDLDRVLTNLGGKHLIDIGLGDDQDPDSFQTGYQEWEPKLWTALGVDKVDGLPDEPPPITNEDIKLASNYLRGTIVEGLNDPTTLAISASDQQLTKFHGTYMQDDRDIRDERKAQGLEPAYSFMIRCRLPGGISTPKQWVQMDDIANELGNETMKLTTRQTFQFHGVVKSKLKPAMQAINRALMTTIAACGDVNRNVMCSSLPTQSKYHRQVFACSQLISDHLLPSTTAYHEIWLTDDDNKKTQVAGDAVQDFEPLYGPTYLPRKFKITIAIPPHNDTDVYAHDIGLIAIKGEDGNLAGFNVLAGGGMGATHNNKKTYPQTGRMFGFCKTEDVHIVCEKIMLVQRDNGDRKNRKHARLKYTIDDMTVPVFRSKVEELWGKKFENERPFEFKSNVDTFGWQKDEHGLNHFTFFIENGRIEDTPEFQMKTGLREIAKSLKGQSEFRLTGNQHLILSNVADEDLDDVKQLMKKYKLDNIQFSALRLSSSACVAFPTCGLAMAESERYLPVLISKLESCLEENGLRQDSIVMRMTGCPNGCARPWLAEVAFVGKAYGAYNMYLGGGYHGQRLNKLYRQSIKEDEILAIMKPLLKRYALERNEGERFGDFCVRSGIIVATTDGQNFHDNVAEEEEDEE